The region AACGGCGAAGAAGAAACGCCGCTTGTCGTCGCCACGAAAAAGCCGGACATCCGCGGCGTTCTCGTTGTCGCCAAAGGGGCGGACAATTTGCAAATCAAAAAATGGATCGTCGAGGCGGTGACGCGCGTGTTAAACGTTCCGAGCTACCGCGTCGCTGTCTTGCCGAAAAAATGACCGGGTAAGGGGAGGAGATCGGCATGTTGAAAAAACAAACCGTATGGCTGTTGACGATGTTGAGCTTGGTCGTTGTGCTGTCGGTCTATTACGTGACAGCGCCAAAAAATATGAACGACAGTCCGGCCTTTACCGCCAATAAGAAAACGGAAAAAGCAACCGATCAGCCGAGCGTCGCTGTCGAAGAGGCGAAAAAGCCGTCCGCGTCTGGCGGAACGGGCGACGACTTGTTTACAGCGCTGCGCATGAAAATTGAGGATGAACGGAGCCGGCTGCGCGATGAGCTGAACGCCATTGTCGCTTCAGCGAACGCGACGGCGGAAGAAAAAAATGAAGCGCTCGACAAAATTGAAAAATTGCAAGCATTGTCCGAAAAAGAAGCCACGTTGGAGACGCTCATCAAATCGAAAGGCGGTTATGAAGACGTGCTCGTGCGCGCCGATGACAACCAAGTGCGCGTGACGATCAAAGCGAAACAAAGCTCAGCTAAATCGGCGAATGAAGTCATTCATATGGTGAAAAAAGAAATACCCGATGCTGAATACGTGACGGTTGAGTTTCAGCCGGCTGGATGAACGCGCTGCTCTTTAGGGCAGCTTCTTTTTTGCGCAAAAGTCTTTTGTTTGTCCTACTGTTGTGTGTATAATCGTTATGAACACATTTGAAACCGCCTGCCAGGAACGGGCTGCACGATACTTGGAGAAAGGTGTGAGATCGATGAAAATTCAAGAAATCCGTGAATTGATCCGTTTGGTCGACCAGTCCTCGATTGACGAATTCGTATACGAACAAGGCGAAACAAAAGTACATATGAAAAAAGGAACGGCTGCTGTTGCCGTTGCGTCGGCTGCGGCCGCACAGACGGCGGTCGCGCCGCCGGCGCCTGCCGCTCCGGCAGCGGTCGAACCGGCTCCAGCTGCTCCCGTTCAAGCAGCGGCCTCGGAAGCGCCGGCACCGAAAGCGGAAACGCCGGTGGTCAAAGAAGCAAAGCCGGCTGTGGAAAGCAATTTGCATCAAATTACGTCGCCGATGGTCGGCACGTTCTACGCAGCGCCGGCGCCGGACAAGCCGCCGTATGTGAAGCCGGGCGACAAAGTGAAAAAAGATACGGTCGTTTGCATCATCGAGGCGATGAAGCTGTTTAATGAAATTGAAGCGGAAGTCGATGGCGAAATTGTCGAGGTGCTCGTGCAAAACGGCCAGCTCGTTGAATATGGCCAGCCGTTGTTTTTAGTCAAGCCTGAATAAGGGAGAGAACGGACGATGATCAAAAAAGTGTTGGTGGCGAACCGCGGGGAAATCGCCGTCCGCATCATCCGCGCCTGCCGCGAGCTTGGGATTGAGACGGTCGCTGTCTTTTCGCAAGCCGACCGCGACGCCTTGCACGTGCAGCTGGCTGATGAGGCGTACTGCATAGGGCCGACCGCTTCGAAAGACAGCTATTTAAATTTCACAAACATTATGACCGTCGCCACGCTGACTGGCTGTGACGCCATCCACCCCGGTTACGGGTTTTTGGCGGAAAATGAAGCGTTCGCCGAGCTGTGCCGTGAATGCAACGTGACATTTATCGGCCCAAGTCCGGAAGCGATTGCAAAAATGGGCATTAAAGACATCGCTCGCGAGACGATGCGCGAGGCGGGGGTGCCGATCGTGCCTGGGTCGCGCGGGATTATCGAAAGCCTTGATGAGGCGCGGGCGATTGCCGAAGAGATCGGCTATCCGGTCATCATTAAAGCGACGGCCGGCGGCGGCGGGAAAGGAATCCGCGTCGCCCGCGACGAAGGCGAGCTCGTCAAAGGCATCAACATCACCCAGCAGGAAGCGGCGACGGCGTTTGGCAACCCAGGCGTCTATATTGAAAAATATATCGAAGATTTCCGCCATGTCGAAATTCAAGTGCTCGCTGACTCGTACGGCAATACGATTCATCTCGGCGAGCGCGACTGCTCGATCCAGCGCCGGCTGCAAAAACTGGTCGAGGAAGCGCCGTCGCCGGCCCTTGACAACGAAATGCGCCGGAAGATGGGCGAGGCGGCGGTCAAGGCGGCGAAAGCGGTCAACTACACCGGCGCCGGTACGGTTGAATTTATTTATGACCACCGGAACAAACAATTTTATTTCATGGAGATGAATACGCGCATTCAAGTCGAGCATCCGGTCACTGAACTGATCACCGGCATCGATTTGGTCAAGGAGCAAATCCGCATCGCCGCCGGTGAAAAGCTGTCGATCACCCAAGAGGACGTCGCGTTTAACGGCTGGGCGATCGAGTGCCGGATCAACGCCGAAAATCCAGCGAAAAACTTTATGCCGTCGCCGGGGAAAATCGCCATGTACCTGCCGCCGGGCGGCCCGGGCGTGCGCGTCGATTCTGCCGCCTATCCAGGCTATACGATCCCGCCGTATTATGATTCGATGATCGCCAAATTGATCGTTCATGCGCCGACGCGTGCGGAAGCGATCGCCCGCATGCGACGGGCGCTTTCGGAGTTTATCATTGAAGGCATTCATACAACGATTCCGTTCCACATAAAATTAATGGAGCATGAGAAATTTCAAAGCGGTGAGTTTAATACGAAGTTTTTGGAGTTATATGATATTATGAAGGCGGAATAGGAGGTGCCTTATGTCTGAGCATGTTTTTGAAACAGAGCAAGCGTACCCGGCGCTTGGCAAGGTGGAAATTGCACCGGAAGTGATTGAGGTGATCGCTGGCATCGCGGCGTCAGAAGTCGACGGCATCGCGCAAATGCGCGGCAATTTCGCCGCCGGCGTCGCCGAACGGTTTGGAAAGAAACACCATGGAAAAGGCGTCAAGGTTGATTTGCGCGACGACGGCGTCGTCATCGATCTTTATTGCCTCGTCCAGTTTGGCGCATCGATTCCGAACGTGGCGAAAAAGGTGCAGGAAAATGTGCGCCAGGCGCTTTGGAACATGACCGGCCTCGAGGCGAGCGAAGTGAACGTTCATATCGTCGGCATCCAGTTTGAGGGCGGCAAGCAGGAACAAGGCGTGGTCGAACAGTGATCTCGCAAGGCAGTTGCTTTTTCGGCGGCTGCCTTTTGTTTTTTTGGACAAAGTTTGTTATTGTAATGAACGAGGCCGTTATGGCGCTGCCAACGGCAACACGAATGATTTGTGGGAAAAGGGTGGTTTTTTCCGAAAAATATGATATGATTTCATTGTGAATGTTCGTTTTTGGAAAGGGGGACCGCTATGAAGCGGCATGAAGCACGGGAAAAGGCGTTGCAGGCGCTGTTTCAAATCGATGTCGGACACATTCCTCCAGACGAGGCGCTCCACAATGTCACGGGCGGCGACATCGACCCGTTTTTGCGCCAGCTCGTCTTTGGCGTCGTCGAGCACCAGGAAGAGATTGACGAGCTGTTGCGCGCCAATTTGGAAAAATGGACGCTTGAACGTGTCGCCAACGTTGACCGCGCCATTTTGCGCATGGCGACGTACGAGATGAAATACGCCGATGATGTGCCGGTAAGCGTCAGCCTCGATGAGGCGGTCGAGCTGGCGAAAAAATTCGGCGATTGGAAATCCGGAAGTTTTGTCAACGGCGTGCTTTCGAAAGTGAAGGCGGCGCTGCAAAAATAAAACCGGCTGCATCGCGGGCTGATCTCGAATGATGAACGAGGAGAGGGGAACGAAACACGATGACAGCACAAATCATTAGCGGAACGGAGATGGCGAGAACGATTCGCACCGCATTGGCGGATCAAGCCGCACAGTTGAAAGCGGAGGGCGTTGAGCCGGGGCTGGCCGTCATTCTAGTCGGCGACGATCCGGCGTCGCATTCGTATGTAAAAGGAAAACAAAAAGCGTGCGCCGAGGTCGGCATTCGCTCGTTCCTTTACACGTTTCCAGCGGCGATCGACGAAGAGACGCTGCTTGCGAAAATCCGCGAGTTAAACGTCGATCCAGCGGTGCACGGCATTTTAGTGCAGCTGCCGCTGCCGGATCACATTTGCGAATGGTCGGTTATTGAAACGATCGCACCGGAAAAAGATGTCGATGGGTTTCACCCGATCAATGTCGGAAAAATGATGATCGGCCAACGGGCGTTTCTCCCGTGCACTCCGCATGGCATTTTAGTGATGGTGCAATCGGCCGGCATTGACATCGCCGGCAAGCACGTTGTCGTCGTCGGCCGAAGCAACATCGTCGGCAAACCGGTTGGCCAGCTGTTTTTGCACGAACATGCCACCGTCACCTACACTCACTCGAAAACGCCGGATTTGGCCGCCATCACTCGGCAGGCGGACATTTTGATCGTCGCTGTCGGCAAGGCGCGCCTCATCGGCCCGGAACACATCAAGCCCGGGGCGGTCGTCATCGACGTCGGCGTCAACCGGCTTGAGAACGGCAAATTGTGCGGCGATGTCGATTTTGACGCTGTAAAAGAAGTGGCTGGCTATATGACGCCTGTGCCGGGTGGAGTCGGGCCGATGACGATTACGATGCTCTTGCACAACACGATTGAAGCGGCACGGCAGCTGGCCGCAAAGTGAGGGCAGGATCAGTGGAAGTTAAATATGTGACGGTCGGAGCGCTGACGAAGTACATCAAACGCAAGTTCGATGTCGACCCGCATTTGCGCGATCTATGGGTGAAGGGCGAGATTTCGAATTTTAAGCAGCATTCGCGCGGCCATATGTATTTTACGTTGAAAGACAGCCAAGGACGCATTGCCGCCGTCATGTTCGCCGGCTACAACCAATATTTGCCGTTCCATCCTGAAGATGGGATGAACGTGCTCGCGCGCGGGGAAATTTCCGTGTATGAACCGAACGGCAACTATCAGCTTTATGTCAAAGAAATGCAGCCGGAAGGCGTCGGAAGCCTCTATTTAGCCTACGAACAGCTGAAGCAGCGGCTCGAGGCGGAAGGGCTGTTTTCGCCGGCCCATAAAAAGCCGCTTCCAGCCTTTCCTCGCTGCATCGGTGTTGTCACATCGCCGACTGGAGCGGCGGTGCGCGATATTATGACGACGATTCGCCGCCGCTATCCGCTCGCCAAAGTCATTTTGTTTCCAGCGCTCGTTCAAGGGGACGGGGCGGCGCCCTCCATTGTGCGCGCCATCGAACGGGCGAATGCGTTCGGCGGGGTTGATGTGCTGATTGTCGGCCGCGGCGGCGGCTCGATCGAAGAATTGTGGGCGTTCAATGAAGAAATCGTCGCCCGCGCCATCTTTGCCTCCAAAATTCCAATTATTTCCGCTGTCGGC is a window of Geobacillus kaustophilus DNA encoding:
- the accC gene encoding acetyl-CoA carboxylase biotin carboxylase subunit: MIKKVLVANRGEIAVRIIRACRELGIETVAVFSQADRDALHVQLADEAYCIGPTASKDSYLNFTNIMTVATLTGCDAIHPGYGFLAENEAFAELCRECNVTFIGPSPEAIAKMGIKDIARETMREAGVPIVPGSRGIIESLDEARAIAEEIGYPVIIKATAGGGGKGIRVARDEGELVKGINITQQEAATAFGNPGVYIEKYIEDFRHVEIQVLADSYGNTIHLGERDCSIQRRLQKLVEEAPSPALDNEMRRKMGEAAVKAAKAVNYTGAGTVEFIYDHRNKQFYFMEMNTRIQVEHPVTELITGIDLVKEQIRIAAGEKLSITQEDVAFNGWAIECRINAENPAKNFMPSPGKIAMYLPPGGPGVRVDSAAYPGYTIPPYYDSMIAKLIVHAPTRAEAIARMRRALSEFIIEGIHTTIPFHIKLMEHEKFQSGEFNTKFLELYDIMKAE
- the nusB gene encoding transcription antitermination factor NusB, with the protein product MKRHEAREKALQALFQIDVGHIPPDEALHNVTGGDIDPFLRQLVFGVVEHQEEIDELLRANLEKWTLERVANVDRAILRMATYEMKYADDVPVSVSLDEAVELAKKFGDWKSGSFVNGVLSKVKAALQK
- a CDS encoding SpoIIIAH-like family protein, whose product is MLKKQTVWLLTMLSLVVVLSVYYVTAPKNMNDSPAFTANKKTEKATDQPSVAVEEAKKPSASGGTGDDLFTALRMKIEDERSRLRDELNAIVASANATAEEKNEALDKIEKLQALSEKEATLETLIKSKGGYEDVLVRADDNQVRVTIKAKQSSAKSANEVIHMVKKEIPDAEYVTVEFQPAG
- the folD gene encoding bifunctional methylenetetrahydrofolate dehydrogenase/methenyltetrahydrofolate cyclohydrolase FolD produces the protein MTAQIISGTEMARTIRTALADQAAQLKAEGVEPGLAVILVGDDPASHSYVKGKQKACAEVGIRSFLYTFPAAIDEETLLAKIRELNVDPAVHGILVQLPLPDHICEWSVIETIAPEKDVDGFHPINVGKMMIGQRAFLPCTPHGILVMVQSAGIDIAGKHVVVVGRSNIVGKPVGQLFLHEHATVTYTHSKTPDLAAITRQADILIVAVGKARLIGPEHIKPGAVVIDVGVNRLENGKLCGDVDFDAVKEVAGYMTPVPGGVGPMTITMLLHNTIEAARQLAAK
- the xseA gene encoding exodeoxyribonuclease VII large subunit; the protein is MEVKYVTVGALTKYIKRKFDVDPHLRDLWVKGEISNFKQHSRGHMYFTLKDSQGRIAAVMFAGYNQYLPFHPEDGMNVLARGEISVYEPNGNYQLYVKEMQPEGVGSLYLAYEQLKQRLEAEGLFSPAHKKPLPAFPRCIGVVTSPTGAAVRDIMTTIRRRYPLAKVILFPALVQGDGAAPSIVRAIERANAFGGVDVLIVGRGGGSIEELWAFNEEIVARAIFASKIPIISAVGHETDFTIADFVADLRAPTPTAAAEMAAPHVGEISRRLVERKWRLIRAMKERLAADKEQLRRLQGSYAFRYPKRLYEQKEQQLDALLERLSRQRERLVDKHRQRLHELDMRLWRHHPAAELERMKERQKAAANALEKAMRTAVERHRFRFRSNLARLEALSPLRIMERGYSLVYNEQGELVKRTKQLRIGEHLSIQVQDGRVDCQVTGVEESTV
- the accB gene encoding acetyl-CoA carboxylase biotin carboxyl carrier protein, whose amino-acid sequence is MKIQEIRELIRLVDQSSIDEFVYEQGETKVHMKKGTAAVAVASAAAAQTAVAPPAPAAPAAVEPAPAAPVQAAASEAPAPKAETPVVKEAKPAVESNLHQITSPMVGTFYAAPAPDKPPYVKPGDKVKKDTVVCIIEAMKLFNEIEAEVDGEIVEVLVQNGQLVEYGQPLFLVKPE
- a CDS encoding Asp23/Gls24 family envelope stress response protein — protein: MSEHVFETEQAYPALGKVEIAPEVIEVIAGIAASEVDGIAQMRGNFAAGVAERFGKKHHGKGVKVDLRDDGVVIDLYCLVQFGASIPNVAKKVQENVRQALWNMTGLEASEVNVHIVGIQFEGGKQEQGVVEQ